In Bremerella alba, one DNA window encodes the following:
- a CDS encoding AraC family transcriptional regulator → MSDRFQIALLVETSRGHGRQIIEGVARYSAEHGPWSLRMEPRNLNDPPPSWLKFWDGDGIIVRCDSAAMAKAIQATKLPVIDVRGGVPEANFPLVGVDNNAITDASFEHFQQRGYRHIAWYDFGIRKLSWGNQRRARLIQRANQTGITCSVFSTKQKRPSITTQSQHAFSDLINWLAQLPRPTGILACDDEQAHLILDAAQHLEIQVPNDLAVLGIDNDEVFCRVSNPPLSSVDVNAVAVGYKAAEMLHRQLQNKQVPSRTLLPPRGVVTRQSSDIIAVEDPEVASALNYIRENACQPIQASDVAEFLSVSRSTLDRYFQVAIGQTTTDAIMQARLGQVKTDLVNTDLPLKSIAARSGFASVQHLANLFRERVGTTPGNYRKDMRY, encoded by the coding sequence ATGTCCGATCGATTTCAAATTGCTCTCCTCGTCGAAACGTCACGCGGCCACGGTAGGCAGATTATCGAGGGTGTGGCTCGTTATTCTGCGGAGCACGGTCCTTGGTCGCTTCGCATGGAGCCACGTAACCTCAATGATCCTCCACCAAGTTGGCTAAAATTCTGGGATGGCGATGGAATTATTGTCCGATGCGACTCTGCAGCTATGGCCAAGGCTATTCAGGCAACAAAGCTTCCAGTAATCGATGTGCGCGGTGGAGTTCCCGAGGCTAATTTCCCACTGGTTGGTGTTGATAATAATGCCATTACAGATGCCTCGTTCGAGCATTTTCAGCAGCGGGGATATCGGCATATCGCTTGGTACGATTTCGGGATCCGTAAACTCAGCTGGGGCAACCAACGCCGAGCACGATTGATCCAGCGTGCCAACCAAACCGGCATCACTTGCAGTGTCTTTTCAACAAAGCAGAAAAGGCCAAGTATCACGACGCAATCACAACACGCGTTTAGCGACCTTATCAACTGGCTCGCTCAACTTCCGCGCCCAACTGGGATTTTGGCTTGCGATGACGAACAGGCTCACTTGATATTGGACGCCGCTCAGCATTTGGAAATACAAGTCCCCAATGACTTAGCCGTCCTTGGAATTGACAATGACGAAGTGTTTTGTCGTGTCTCCAACCCTCCTCTGAGTAGCGTCGACGTCAACGCTGTGGCGGTTGGGTACAAAGCGGCTGAAATGCTTCACCGGCAATTGCAAAATAAGCAGGTTCCTAGTCGGACACTACTTCCGCCACGCGGAGTCGTCACGCGACAGTCTTCAGATATTATCGCCGTAGAAGATCCAGAGGTCGCGTCAGCGCTTAACTACATTCGCGAGAATGCTTGCCAACCAATTCAAGCGTCAGACGTAGCTGAATTCTTATCTGTATCAAGAAGTACGTTAGATCGATACTTCCAAGTCGCCATTGGGCAGACCACGACTGATGCGATCATGCAAGCGCGACTTGGTCAAGTTAAAACGGATCTTGTTAATACCGACCTACCTCTGAAATCGATCGCAGCCCGATCAGGCTTTGCTTCGGTTCAACACCTGGCCAACCTCTTTCGAGAACGTGTTGGTACAACGCCGGGCAACTACCGCAAAGACATGCGATATTAA